Proteins from a single region of Sneathiella aquimaris:
- a CDS encoding arylesterase, with the protein MQKQKHDFLAYGKFTRFFNIFAVVALFFLQIQSVTANETRRLVAFGDSLTAGYGLPQTEAFTVQLEAALQKAGLDIKVENAGVSGDTSTGGLQRLDWAIGNGADFVLLELGANDALRGIEPSVTRKSLMKIIEKLQEKDIPVMLAGMKAPPNMGPEYQEEFDRIYPELAKKYKIAFYPFFLEGVASIPDLNQEDAIHPNKEGVALIVEKMTPSLVEFVSNH; encoded by the coding sequence ATGCAAAAACAAAAACATGATTTCTTGGCATATGGCAAATTTACTCGTTTTTTCAACATATTTGCCGTCGTTGCCCTCTTTTTTCTTCAAATTCAGAGTGTAACTGCAAACGAGACCCGCCGCCTTGTCGCTTTTGGGGATAGCCTGACGGCGGGATATGGCCTTCCACAAACCGAAGCCTTTACGGTCCAGCTGGAAGCCGCGCTTCAAAAGGCGGGGCTGGATATAAAGGTTGAAAATGCGGGTGTTTCTGGGGACACCTCGACCGGAGGCCTTCAACGTCTGGACTGGGCGATCGGCAATGGTGCGGACTTCGTCCTGCTGGAACTTGGCGCCAATGATGCATTGCGGGGAATTGAACCTTCCGTCACGCGGAAAAGCCTTATGAAGATAATTGAAAAACTTCAGGAAAAAGACATTCCTGTTATGCTGGCAGGTATGAAAGCTCCGCCCAATATGGGCCCTGAATATCAGGAAGAATTTGATCGGATCTATCCTGAGCTTGCAAAAAAGTACAAGATCGCCTTTTATCCTTTCTTCTTGGAAGGTGTTGCGTCCATTCCCGATCTGAATCAGGAGGACGCCATCCACCCGAACAAAGAGGGCGTTGCGTTAATTGTGGAAAAAATGACGCCATCCCTTGTCGAATTTGTATCCAACCACTGA
- a CDS encoding Bax inhibitor-1/YccA family protein, whose translation MKTAQTSAAEQAVMDEGLRAYMLKVYNYVASGLALSGAAAAFTANTPVVYNAVFGTPLQWVVMLAPLGMLFIMGRGSVQTTKIMYWLMVATFGVSISYIFHVYTSESVVRVFFITAVTFGSMSLWGYTTKRDLSGMGSFLIMGLVGILIASVVNIFLGSSMLQFVVSVLGVLIFTGLTAYDTQRIKSEYYHGHDNEILEKGAIMGAVSLYLNFLNLFMMLLSLLGNRE comes from the coding sequence ATGAAAACAGCACAAACCAGCGCAGCCGAACAAGCTGTGATGGATGAAGGCCTTCGCGCCTATATGCTGAAAGTTTATAATTACGTGGCCTCTGGCCTCGCACTCAGTGGCGCTGCCGCCGCATTTACAGCAAATACACCTGTTGTTTATAACGCTGTCTTTGGAACACCATTGCAGTGGGTTGTTATGTTGGCGCCATTGGGCATGTTGTTCATCATGGGACGCGGAAGTGTTCAGACAACAAAGATCATGTATTGGTTGATGGTCGCTACCTTCGGTGTTTCCATCTCTTACATCTTCCATGTCTATACATCAGAAAGCGTTGTCCGGGTTTTCTTTATCACGGCTGTGACATTTGGCTCCATGAGCTTGTGGGGCTACACGACGAAGCGTGATCTGTCGGGTATGGGCTCGTTTCTGATTATGGGTCTTGTTGGCATCCTGATTGCATCTGTCGTCAATATCTTCCTGGGATCTTCCATGCTTCAGTTCGTCGTATCTGTGCTTGGTGTTCTGATCTTCACTGGTCTGACAGCGTATGATACACAGCGGATCAAGTCTGAATATTACCACGGACATGACAATGAGATTCTTGAGAAAGGCGCCATTATGGGGGCTGTTTCTCTTTACCTGAATTTCCTGAACCTGTTCATGATGCTGCTGAGCCTGCTCGGCAATCGCGAATAG
- a CDS encoding ABC transporter ATP-binding protein, with protein sequence MPHSPIVSLNSIHLTLNSDAGPVNILRGINLSVQAGETVGIVGPSGSGKSTLMSIMAGLETPTEGTVEVAGNQLDKMDEDALARFRRDNVGIVFQSFHLVPTMTAQENVAIPLELAGRKDAFEVARQKLEAVGLGARATHYPSQLSGGEQQRVALARAVCTEPKIFLADEPTGNLDGKTGELIVDLMFELHDAHDTTMILITHDDQLAAKCDRVIRVEDGRVVEMPADQLRPVEAQPL encoded by the coding sequence GTGCCCCACTCGCCGATCGTCAGTTTAAATTCTATACATCTCACACTTAATTCAGATGCGGGCCCTGTCAATATCCTGCGTGGTATAAACCTGTCAGTACAGGCCGGAGAGACTGTTGGTATTGTTGGACCGTCCGGGTCTGGAAAGTCAACCTTGATGTCCATAATGGCGGGGCTGGAGACGCCAACCGAGGGAACGGTTGAGGTCGCAGGGAACCAGCTTGACAAGATGGATGAAGATGCATTGGCGCGGTTTCGGCGTGACAATGTGGGTATTGTATTTCAGTCCTTTCATCTGGTGCCAACCATGACCGCGCAGGAAAATGTGGCCATCCCGCTTGAACTTGCTGGACGTAAAGACGCGTTTGAGGTGGCGAGGCAGAAACTCGAAGCCGTTGGGCTGGGGGCACGCGCCACACACTATCCATCCCAGCTTTCAGGGGGAGAACAACAACGGGTCGCTTTGGCACGGGCCGTTTGTACGGAGCCGAAGATTTTTCTTGCAGATGAGCCAACCGGAAATCTGGATGGGAAAACCGGTGAATTGATTGTCGATCTGATGTTTGAATTGCATGATGCCCACGATACAACAATGATCCTTATCACGCATGACGATCAACTGGCTGCGAAATGTGATCGGGTGATCCGGGTGGAAGATGGCCGGGTTGTCGAAATGCCAGCGGATCAGCTGCGGCCGGTGGAAGCACAGCCATTATGA
- a CDS encoding ABC transporter permease, which produces MRKTGSDESLMLALRYTFRELRGGLKGFRIFIACLVLGVAAIAGVGTLSSSISEGLRSNGKLILGGDVDVRLTSRPASGDELTWLRSQGKVSETQILRAMVRAEKTDKRLLSELKAVDDLYPLFGALTVSEKSNTERSEQELLRPEGGNYGAMVEPILLDRLGVTVGDSLKIGTLSFIVRGIIENEPDKASQGMSLGPRVIISTQALEKSGLIQPGSLIRYHYRLDLAPDTGIPDFRNAVKVAQPDAGWRITDSSNGAPGIKRFVDRVAMFLTLVGLTALIVGGVGVGNAIRAYLDGKIETIATLKCLGASSRFIFRVHYFQVMILAFVGSVTGLVIGFGGAWVASQFLATALPVPAVVTLQAGPLILAAAYGLLTATLFAIWPLARARETPAASLFRDVVSVRRWPRPRYLLLIGVTFMSLVALSILTVEEKIFAIGFVVAALLIFSILMAVGFIVQWLARHAPRASIPVLRLAIANLHRPGAATASVILSMGLGLTLFVTVALIEGNLRAQVQDQLPENAPAFFFIDIQNRQLDQFVDRASAIEGVSDVNYLPNLRGRIVAVDGVPAAQVKVASDVKWVLRGDRGLTYSQKIPANATVVEGDWWPEDYQGKPLISMDQEAAVGMGIGIGDTLTVNVMGREITAEIANLREIDWSTLAINFVIVFDHNTLAAAPHSLLATAKAQDQAETTLFRTITTEFPNISVVRMKEALQTISKILEQLSSAVTATASITLVAGILVLAGAFAAGHRKRVYDAVILKVLGATRRDIFKTFLLEYALLGLVTSCIAAFAGWAAAYLVITDVLEAKWTSLPGTLVGTIVVSVGITVLFGLLGSWRALGEKVAPVLRSD; this is translated from the coding sequence ATGAGAAAAACCGGTTCTGATGAAAGCCTGATGCTTGCCCTGAGATATACATTTCGGGAATTGCGGGGCGGTCTTAAAGGGTTTCGAATTTTTATTGCCTGTCTGGTGTTAGGGGTCGCCGCCATTGCCGGGGTCGGTACTTTGTCCAGTTCAATTTCTGAAGGCTTACGGTCGAACGGCAAGCTTATCCTGGGTGGTGATGTGGACGTTCGGTTGACGTCTCGGCCGGCCAGTGGGGACGAATTGACGTGGCTGCGATCACAGGGAAAAGTGAGTGAAACGCAGATCCTTCGTGCCATGGTTCGAGCGGAAAAAACCGACAAACGGTTGCTTAGTGAATTAAAGGCGGTGGATGACCTTTACCCGTTATTCGGGGCATTGACAGTTTCTGAGAAAAGCAACACAGAGCGTTCTGAGCAGGAACTTCTGCGCCCGGAAGGGGGCAACTATGGTGCCATGGTCGAGCCGATTTTACTGGACAGGCTGGGTGTGACGGTTGGCGACTCTTTGAAAATAGGGACGTTGTCTTTCATCGTTCGTGGGATTATCGAAAATGAACCTGACAAAGCCAGTCAGGGAATGAGTCTGGGACCCCGTGTTATTATTTCCACCCAGGCGCTGGAAAAATCCGGATTGATCCAGCCCGGCAGTCTTATCCGGTATCACTATCGACTGGATCTGGCGCCTGATACTGGTATCCCTGATTTCCGAAATGCCGTGAAGGTCGCGCAACCAGATGCAGGGTGGCGGATCACGGACAGTTCCAACGGTGCCCCCGGAATAAAACGGTTTGTTGATCGGGTGGCCATGTTCCTGACACTGGTCGGGCTGACCGCCCTGATCGTTGGCGGGGTTGGTGTGGGGAATGCAATTCGCGCCTATTTGGATGGTAAAATTGAAACGATCGCGACCTTGAAATGTCTCGGGGCGAGCAGTCGGTTTATCTTCCGTGTTCACTATTTTCAAGTGATGATACTGGCATTTGTCGGGTCGGTTACCGGATTGGTGATCGGGTTTGGCGGTGCATGGGTTGCGTCGCAGTTTCTGGCAACGGCCTTACCGGTACCTGCTGTCGTAACGTTACAGGCAGGCCCCCTGATTTTGGCCGCCGCGTACGGATTGCTCACGGCAACATTGTTTGCGATCTGGCCGCTTGCGAGGGCACGGGAAACACCTGCAGCGTCGCTTTTTAGGGATGTGGTGTCCGTACGGCGCTGGCCGCGCCCCCGTTACCTTCTCCTTATCGGCGTGACCTTTATGTCCTTGGTGGCATTGTCGATCCTGACGGTGGAAGAAAAAATATTTGCGATCGGTTTTGTGGTCGCAGCCTTATTGATTTTCAGCATTTTGATGGCAGTCGGATTTATCGTCCAATGGCTGGCCCGTCATGCCCCAAGAGCCAGTATTCCTGTTTTGCGACTGGCGATTGCCAATCTCCATCGCCCGGGTGCCGCAACGGCAAGCGTGATTTTGTCGATGGGATTGGGTTTGACCCTTTTTGTCACGGTGGCCTTGATTGAAGGGAACTTAAGGGCGCAGGTCCAGGATCAATTGCCGGAAAATGCACCTGCGTTTTTCTTCATCGATATTCAGAACAGACAGCTTGATCAATTCGTCGACCGTGCCAGTGCAATTGAAGGCGTGAGTGATGTAAACTATCTGCCAAATCTGCGCGGACGCATTGTCGCTGTCGACGGTGTCCCCGCGGCACAAGTCAAAGTTGCCAGTGACGTGAAATGGGTGCTTCGCGGTGATCGCGGGCTTACCTATTCCCAGAAAATTCCGGCGAATGCAACGGTTGTTGAAGGGGATTGGTGGCCCGAGGATTATCAGGGAAAACCGCTGATCAGTATGGATCAGGAAGCCGCGGTCGGAATGGGAATTGGAATTGGTGACACGCTAACCGTGAATGTTATGGGCCGTGAAATTACAGCCGAGATCGCAAATTTACGCGAAATTGACTGGAGTACGCTTGCGATTAACTTTGTGATCGTCTTCGACCATAATACTTTGGCTGCGGCCCCGCATAGCCTGCTCGCGACGGCAAAAGCGCAGGATCAGGCGGAAACCACATTGTTTCGAACGATCACGACTGAATTTCCCAATATTTCGGTTGTTCGGATGAAGGAAGCACTGCAGACCATTTCCAAAATCCTTGAGCAGTTGTCGTCTGCTGTGACGGCAACGGCATCCATTACATTGGTTGCGGGTATTCTGGTTTTGGCAGGGGCTTTTGCCGCAGGGCATCGCAAGCGTGTGTATGACGCAGTCATTTTGAAAGTTCTGGGTGCAACAAGACGCGATATTTTCAAAACTTTTTTGCTGGAGTATGCCCTGTTGGGGCTGGTGACGTCCTGCATTGCAGCGTTTGCCGGATGGGCCGCTGCCTATCTGGTTATCACCGATGTACTTGAAGCAAAATGGACAAGCTTACCGGGAACGCTGGTCGGGACAATCGTCGTGAGTGTCGGTATTACGGTTCTGTTTGGATTGCTTGGCTCCTGGCGGGCGCTTGGTGAAAAAGTAGCACCGGTTCTTCGATCTGATTAA